The Methylomicrobium lacus LW14 genome window below encodes:
- a CDS encoding site-specific integrase has translation MYSDHHTSSWLLESQLAPFVDAFMLRLFDCRYAFNTINNYLAGLTHFAHWLTESHIDVKTIDERLIQRFLDDHLPNCCCEKPAFSDAKDLHAALGHLLRVLRVNAIIADSSIGQTPVDEELRRFDDHMSHVRGLAARTRKQYLAVVRCLLLAQFADREVVIAAIKANQIRQFIASQSSQCRVASSIGASVSALRSYFRYRATLGDAVHHLIGATSFPANWQQASLPKTLTKHEVERLLGALAQDGPAALRTAAIVHCALDLGLRSSEVAYLGLDDIDWSAATITLRGTKGRREAIMPLPAATGQAIADYLKYERPPTSNRAVFVRNVAPRDQPVGPDLIRKSIRQAYARAGLPYTRSHLLRHTMASRLLESGSSLKEVADVLRHRSLNTTLVYAKLDSQNLAAVALPWPGSAS, from the coding sequence ATGTATTCTGATCACCATACCAGCAGTTGGCTGCTTGAAAGCCAATTAGCTCCTTTCGTTGATGCTTTTATGCTGCGCTTGTTCGACTGCCGCTATGCATTCAATACCATTAATAATTACCTTGCCGGACTGACCCATTTTGCTCACTGGCTTACCGAGAGCCATATTGATGTCAAAACCATCGACGAAAGGCTAATCCAGCGTTTTCTGGATGATCATCTGCCGAACTGCTGCTGCGAGAAACCGGCATTCTCTGATGCCAAGGATTTACATGCGGCACTGGGCCATTTACTGAGAGTTCTGCGGGTCAACGCCATCATCGCCGATTCATCGATAGGCCAAACGCCCGTAGACGAGGAGCTTCGACGATTCGATGACCACATGAGCCATGTGCGTGGACTCGCTGCCAGAACACGTAAACAGTATCTTGCTGTCGTTCGCTGCCTGCTATTAGCGCAGTTTGCTGATCGAGAGGTCGTGATTGCTGCGATCAAAGCAAACCAGATTCGCCAGTTCATAGCCAGCCAAAGCTCGCAATGTCGTGTGGCGTCCAGTATCGGCGCATCGGTTTCGGCATTACGCAGTTATTTTCGCTATCGCGCTACCCTGGGCGATGCAGTCCATCATTTAATAGGTGCCACCAGTTTTCCGGCCAACTGGCAACAAGCTTCGCTACCGAAAACCCTGACCAAGCACGAAGTTGAACGCTTATTAGGTGCGCTTGCGCAGGATGGCCCGGCGGCGCTCCGAACGGCGGCCATCGTGCATTGCGCATTGGACCTTGGCTTACGCAGTAGCGAGGTCGCTTACCTTGGACTGGATGACATCGATTGGTCTGCGGCGACAATTACACTACGTGGCACCAAGGGTCGACGTGAAGCTATCATGCCCTTACCAGCAGCCACCGGTCAAGCGATTGCCGATTACCTGAAGTATGAACGACCACCCACCAGCAATCGTGCGGTGTTCGTGCGTAACGTGGCGCCACGCGATCAGCCTGTCGGCCCTGATCTGATCCGAAAATCGATCCGTCAGGCTTATGCGCGTGCGGGTTTACCCTATACGCGGTCGCATCTTCTGCGGCATACCATGGCTAGCAGACTCCTGGAGAGTGGTAGTTCCCTCAAAGAAGTCGCGGATGTCTTACGGCATCGGTCACTTAATACCACGCTGGTTTACGCCAAACTCGACAGCCAGAACCTGGCGGCAGTCGCTTTGCCTTGGCCTGGGAGTGCGTCATGA
- a CDS encoding tyrosine-type recombinase/integrase has translation MNAPITMATHAENYLHERRRLGFGLRSPGYSIISFAHYIDALNTQEPLTVEMMADWARQDQGHSADPTTWARRLKHLRSFCRYLRQFEPRTEVPDDSLFGRVGQRLAPHIYSGQEIIDLLNAAHNLDSFIPGLRGATYETLFGLLASTGLRISEALHLLDSNVDLKAGILTIRQTKFAKSRYVPLHPSTVDALRQYQSLRNRHIEVSDETRFFVGDRGRRLGQPLSQRQVHRVFIAIRNHLGWINRGAHNGPRIHDLRHTFIVRRILLWQTQGTNVDQQMLALSTYVGHAMVTNTYWYLTGIPELMAGAANRFEAFAQLPETGHD, from the coding sequence ATGAATGCCCCTATCACGATGGCCACCCATGCCGAAAATTACTTGCATGAACGGCGGCGACTAGGCTTTGGCTTGCGCTCGCCTGGCTACTCGATTATCAGTTTTGCTCATTATATTGATGCCTTGAACACCCAAGAACCGCTAACCGTCGAGATGATGGCAGATTGGGCACGACAAGACCAGGGACATAGCGCTGATCCTACCACCTGGGCGAGGCGGTTGAAGCATCTGCGCTCGTTTTGCCGTTACCTGCGACAATTTGAGCCGCGCACCGAGGTGCCCGACGACAGTCTCTTTGGCCGAGTCGGCCAGCGATTAGCGCCGCACATTTATAGCGGGCAGGAGATTATCGACTTGCTGAATGCCGCGCATAACCTGGATTCCTTTATTCCAGGGCTTAGGGGTGCCACTTACGAGACGTTGTTCGGGTTACTCGCGTCCACGGGTCTGCGAATTTCCGAAGCCTTGCATTTACTGGATTCGAATGTCGATCTAAAGGCTGGCATACTCACCATACGGCAAACCAAATTTGCCAAATCACGCTATGTACCGCTCCATCCCAGCACGGTGGATGCATTAAGGCAATACCAATCACTACGAAATCGTCATATCGAGGTGTCCGATGAGACACGATTTTTTGTGGGCGATCGTGGCCGACGGCTAGGACAACCGCTCAGTCAAAGGCAAGTTCATCGCGTATTCATCGCTATACGCAATCACTTGGGCTGGATTAATCGGGGTGCTCACAATGGCCCGCGCATTCACGACTTGCGACATACGTTTATAGTCCGCCGTATACTGCTGTGGCAAACCCAAGGCACGAATGTCGACCAACAGATGCTGGCATTATCTACCTATGTCGGGCATGCCATGGTCACCAATACGTACTGGTATCTCACTGGCATTCCTGAGCTCATGGCCGGGGCGGCCAATCGGTTTGAAGCCTTTGCGCAGCTACCGGAGACAGGCCATGACTAA
- a CDS encoding tyrosine-type recombinase/integrase, producing the protein MTKTTAPHPVSFSALVQQFFTEYLVNQRAMSPRTIASYRDAMLLFLDFTRHHLGKMPTALNLADITPDLILAFLDHLEQHRHNAVRSRNLRLTALRAFLKFAARRDVSSFFVIEQALGIPMKRFERPMLGFLSREEMLAILGQPGETWTSQRDHLLLTLLYNTGARVSEIIGVKVGDIVMGESACVHLRGKGRKQRSTPLWKSTIQEIRAWLKHNPTLSVDSPLLPNRDGQSMSRFNVTQRLNLAVAHAAQTMSSLSKRKISPHTIRHTTAMHLLQSGVAFNVIALWLGHESTTTTHRYVEADLAMKNKALARLQSPETKSCRYHPDDDTLMQFLQAL; encoded by the coding sequence ATGACTAAAACAACAGCACCCCATCCAGTCTCCTTCTCGGCTTTGGTCCAGCAGTTTTTTACCGAATATCTGGTCAATCAACGTGCCATGAGTCCGCGCACGATTGCCTCGTATCGGGATGCCATGTTGCTATTCCTGGATTTCACCCGCCATCACCTGGGTAAAATGCCGACGGCGCTGAATTTAGCGGATATAACGCCGGATTTGATCCTGGCCTTCTTGGACCATTTAGAGCAGCATCGCCACAACGCAGTGCGTAGCCGGAACTTGAGGCTGACCGCCTTACGTGCATTTTTGAAATTCGCCGCCCGACGCGATGTATCGTCATTTTTTGTCATCGAACAGGCGTTGGGTATCCCCATGAAGCGGTTCGAACGCCCCATGTTGGGTTTTCTGAGCCGCGAGGAGATGTTAGCAATCTTGGGCCAACCCGGTGAAACCTGGACATCCCAGCGTGACCATCTGTTGCTGACCCTACTTTACAACACCGGTGCTCGCGTTTCTGAAATCATTGGCGTCAAGGTCGGTGATATCGTCATGGGTGAATCGGCTTGTGTCCATCTGCGCGGCAAGGGCCGTAAGCAGCGTTCAACACCTTTATGGAAAAGCACGATCCAGGAAATTCGAGCTTGGTTAAAGCACAACCCAACGTTAAGCGTTGATTCACCACTGTTACCGAATCGAGATGGCCAGTCAATGTCGCGATTTAACGTCACGCAGCGACTCAATCTTGCAGTCGCGCATGCTGCCCAGACGATGAGCAGTCTTTCCAAACGAAAGATATCGCCACACACCATCCGTCATACCACGGCCATGCATCTACTCCAGTCGGGTGTGGCTTTTAACGTGATTGCCCTATGGCTGGGACATGAGAGCACGACCACTACCCATCGGTACGTAGAGGCCGACTTGGCGATGAAGAATAAAGCGCTGGCAAGGCTCCAATCACCGGAAACAAAAAGTTGCCGTTACCATCCTGATGACGATACATTGATGCAGTTTCTTCAGGCGCTGTAA
- a CDS encoding ISAzo13 family transposase translates to MTRQRIGSEKKGGGRKTALEQSAQLETHFLDLLADFTAGDPMREGVLWTNLSCGEISRRLGAKATPVSPNTVRKLLKKHKLGRRKARKKKALGAHPDRNAQFENIARLKDAYLSAGDPVLSIDTKKKELLGDFARDGYTYTQVPVDTLDHDFPSVGNGKLIPHGLYDLARNEGTIHLNTSHDTSELCCASIAQWWQRHGNRHYPEARRLLILCDGGGSNAANRHVFKEALQALATQLGLEIRIAHYPPYCSKHNPIEHRLFPHITRACQGIVFHSLAIAKQFMEQARTSTGLKVTVEVLAGVYETGKKCATDFLENIRIVFDKHLPRWNYRAFP, encoded by the coding sequence ATGACCCGGCAGCGGATCGGGTCCGAAAAAAAAGGTGGGGGCCGGAAAACGGCGCTTGAGCAATCGGCGCAGTTGGAGACTCACTTTCTCGACCTGTTGGCGGACTTCACCGCCGGCGACCCGATGCGCGAAGGCGTCTTGTGGACGAATCTGTCGTGTGGCGAAATCAGTCGGCGCTTGGGCGCGAAAGCGACGCCGGTCAGCCCGAACACGGTGCGCAAACTGTTGAAAAAACACAAATTAGGTCGGCGTAAAGCGCGCAAGAAAAAGGCGTTGGGGGCTCACCCTGACCGCAATGCCCAGTTCGAAAACATCGCCCGGCTCAAAGACGCGTATCTGAGCGCAGGCGATCCGGTGCTCAGCATCGATACCAAAAAGAAAGAACTGCTGGGCGATTTCGCCCGCGACGGTTACACCTACACGCAGGTGCCGGTCGACACCCTGGACCATGATTTTCCTAGCGTCGGCAACGGAAAATTGATCCCGCATGGGCTCTATGATTTAGCGCGGAACGAAGGCACGATACACCTCAACACCAGCCACGATACCAGCGAATTGTGCTGTGCCAGCATTGCCCAATGGTGGCAACGGCACGGCAACCGGCACTATCCCGAAGCGCGCAGGTTGCTCATCCTCTGCGATGGCGGCGGCAGTAATGCTGCCAATCGCCATGTGTTCAAGGAAGCGTTGCAGGCGCTGGCGACCCAATTGGGGCTGGAAATTCGCATTGCGCATTATCCGCCGTATTGCTCAAAACATAATCCGATTGAACATCGCCTGTTTCCGCACATCACCCGCGCCTGCCAAGGCATCGTCTTTCATTCGCTCGCCATTGCCAAGCAGTTCATGGAACAGGCAAGAACGTCCACCGGACTGAAGGTCACGGTGGAGGTGTTGGCGGGCGTTTATGAGACCGGGAAAAAATGTGCTACGGATTTCCTCGAAAACATCAGGATCGTTTTTGATAAACATCTTCCTCGTTGGAATTATCGGGCTTTTCCGTAG
- the glmS gene encoding glutamine--fructose-6-phosphate transaminase (isomerizing), producing the protein MCGIVGGIAERNVVPILLEGLRRLEYRGYDSAGLAVIDGKNIRRKREVGKVQGLDDLIKADPVSGSIGIAHTRWATHGKPSTANAHPHVSRNRVAIVHNGIIENHEDLRRAQKQLGYEFTSETDTEVIVHEIDHVLDTADGLLNAVKQTVKKLEGAYALGIISTANPNLLVACRKGSPLVIGVGIGEYFIASDVAALLPVTQRFIFLEDGDIAALQIDQLVIYDAKDNIVERPIKESQLKADAVDKGNYRHYMLKEIYEQPFAIAQTLEGHFVNHRLQENSFGHNASEIFDQVKSVQILACGTSYHAGLVARYWFERLARVPCNIEVASEFRYRHPVLAPDTLVITISQSGETADTLAALQEAKTQGAKYSIAICNVPESSLVRESDLALMTRAGPEIGVASTKAFTTQLATLMMLVIAIGRRFQLPNALEEKITSELFALPGKIEKVLELDDQVKELAEQFAEKEHALFLGRGSQYPIAMEGALKLKEISYIHAEAYPAGELKHGPLALIDADMPVITVAPNNSLLEKLKSNMQEVSARGGQLIVFMDETLVPADDNNVQYIKVPQIENEVAPIVFTIPLQLLAYHVAVLKGTDVDQPRNLAKSVTVE; encoded by the coding sequence ATGTGCGGCATCGTAGGTGGCATCGCAGAGCGGAACGTGGTTCCGATCTTACTCGAAGGTTTACGGCGGCTCGAATACCGCGGCTATGATTCGGCCGGACTCGCGGTGATCGACGGCAAGAACATCCGGCGGAAGCGCGAGGTCGGTAAGGTTCAAGGCTTGGACGATTTGATCAAGGCCGATCCGGTGTCCGGTTCGATCGGTATCGCGCATACGCGTTGGGCCACGCACGGCAAACCGAGCACCGCGAATGCGCATCCGCATGTCAGCCGCAACCGGGTCGCGATCGTGCACAACGGCATCATCGAAAACCACGAAGATCTGCGTAGGGCACAAAAGCAGCTCGGCTACGAATTCACCTCCGAAACCGACACCGAAGTGATCGTGCATGAGATCGATCACGTGCTGGATACGGCGGACGGCCTGTTGAACGCGGTCAAGCAAACGGTCAAAAAGCTTGAAGGCGCCTATGCGCTCGGCATCATCAGCACCGCCAATCCGAACCTCTTGGTCGCCTGCCGCAAAGGCAGTCCGTTGGTGATAGGCGTCGGCATCGGCGAATATTTCATCGCCTCGGATGTGGCCGCCTTGTTGCCGGTCACCCAGCGCTTCATCTTTCTCGAAGACGGCGATATTGCCGCGTTGCAAATCGACCAGTTGGTCATCTACGATGCCAAAGACAACATCGTAGAACGGCCGATCAAGGAAAGCCAGCTGAAGGCCGATGCGGTCGATAAAGGCAATTATCGGCATTACATGCTGAAAGAAATTTACGAGCAGCCTTTCGCGATTGCGCAAACGTTGGAAGGACACTTCGTAAATCACCGGCTGCAGGAAAATTCATTCGGTCATAATGCCAGCGAAATTTTCGATCAGGTCAAATCGGTGCAGATTCTGGCCTGCGGCACCAGCTATCACGCAGGATTGGTTGCGCGCTACTGGTTCGAGCGGCTCGCGCGCGTGCCTTGCAACATCGAAGTCGCCAGCGAATTCCGTTACCGGCATCCGGTGCTGGCGCCGGACACGCTGGTCATTACGATCTCGCAATCGGGCGAAACCGCCGACACGCTCGCCGCGCTGCAGGAAGCCAAGACGCAGGGCGCCAAATATTCAATCGCAATCTGCAACGTGCCGGAAAGCTCGTTGGTTAGGGAATCGGATCTGGCGCTGATGACAAGAGCCGGCCCGGAAATCGGCGTCGCCTCGACCAAGGCCTTCACGACGCAGTTGGCGACGCTGATGATGCTGGTGATCGCGATCGGCCGCCGCTTCCAACTGCCGAACGCGCTGGAAGAAAAAATCACTTCCGAACTGTTCGCCTTGCCCGGTAAAATCGAAAAAGTCCTTGAACTGGACGATCAGGTGAAGGAACTGGCTGAGCAATTCGCCGAAAAGGAACATGCGCTATTCCTCGGCCGGGGGTCGCAATATCCGATCGCGATGGAAGGCGCGTTGAAGCTGAAGGAAATATCGTATATCCATGCCGAAGCCTACCCGGCCGGCGAATTGAAACACGGCCCCCTGGCTCTGATCGACGCCGACATGCCGGTGATCACGGTCGCGCCGAACAACAGCCTGCTCGAAAAGCTGAAGTCGAACATGCAGGAAGTCAGCGCCCGCGGCGGCCAGTTGATCGTGTTCATGGACGAAACGCTGGTACCGGCGGATGACAACAATGTGCAATACATCAAAGTCCCCCAAATCGAAAACGAAGTCGCGCCTATCGTATTCACGATTCCGTTGCAGTTGCTGGCTTACCATGTCGCGGTGTTGAAAGGCACCGACGTGGATCAGCCGAGAAATCTCGCGAAGTCGGTTACGGTGGAATAA
- the glmU gene encoding bifunctional UDP-N-acetylglucosamine diphosphorylase/glucosamine-1-phosphate N-acetyltransferase GlmU produces the protein MNLTTIILAAGKGTRMRSELPKVLHKIAGKPLLRHVYDMSRALENNRILIVYGHGAERVLDTLKDIDAGWFEQQQQLGTGHAVQQVSDQIQDNDAVLILYGDVPLLKQCTVQRMLTAVSEKSLALLTVTLDNPKGYGRIVRNDQGLVTRIVEEKDAGEAEKQIREVNTGIMAVQGGQLKKWLGQLKNHNAQGEYYLTDIIEMAVAEQVTIATSQPETEDEVLGVNDRNQLSHLERVYQSEQAKALMTQGVTLYDPARFDLRGKIEALGQDIEIDVNVILEGNIRIGNNVKIGANCQIKDSVIEDNVEILVNSVIENAVIGQGSRVGPFARLRPETVLAQNVHIGNFVEIKKATVADGSKINHLSYIGDSEIGSKVNIGAGTITCNYDGVNKFKTVIGDGAFIGSDTQLIAPVTIGNNATIGAGSTITRDSPENQLTLSRAKQISVPGWQRPAKKEN, from the coding sequence ATGAATCTGACCACCATCATTCTCGCCGCTGGCAAAGGCACCCGAATGCGTTCGGAACTGCCGAAAGTCCTGCACAAAATCGCCGGAAAACCGCTGCTCCGCCATGTCTATGACATGAGCCGTGCACTGGAAAACAACCGGATTCTGATCGTTTACGGCCACGGCGCCGAACGCGTGCTCGACACGCTGAAGGACATCGATGCCGGCTGGTTCGAGCAACAACAGCAACTCGGCACCGGCCATGCGGTGCAGCAGGTCAGCGATCAAATACAAGATAATGACGCCGTATTGATTTTGTATGGCGATGTGCCGTTATTGAAACAATGCACCGTGCAACGAATGCTTACGGCTGTCAGCGAAAAATCGCTAGCTCTGCTGACCGTCACGCTGGATAATCCGAAAGGTTACGGCAGAATCGTCCGCAACGATCAGGGCCTTGTGACCCGGATCGTCGAAGAAAAAGATGCGGGCGAGGCCGAGAAACAAATCCGCGAAGTGAACACCGGCATCATGGCGGTGCAGGGCGGGCAGCTGAAAAAGTGGCTCGGCCAATTGAAGAACCATAACGCCCAAGGCGAATATTATCTGACCGACATCATCGAAATGGCCGTCGCCGAACAAGTGACTATCGCGACCAGCCAGCCGGAAACCGAGGATGAGGTGCTTGGCGTGAACGACCGCAACCAATTGAGCCACTTGGAACGGGTGTATCAATCCGAACAGGCCAAAGCCTTGATGACCCAAGGCGTCACGCTTTACGACCCGGCGCGTTTCGACCTCAGGGGCAAAATCGAGGCGTTAGGCCAGGACATCGAAATCGACGTGAATGTGATTCTGGAAGGCAACATCCGGATCGGCAACAACGTCAAGATCGGTGCGAATTGCCAGATCAAGGACTCGGTGATCGAGGACAATGTCGAAATCCTGGTCAACAGCGTGATCGAAAATGCGGTGATCGGGCAGGGCAGCCGGGTCGGACCTTTTGCGCGCTTGCGCCCCGAAACGGTCCTGGCGCAAAATGTGCATATCGGCAATTTCGTCGAGATCAAAAAAGCCACGGTCGCCGACGGCTCCAAGATCAATCACCTGAGCTATATCGGCGACAGCGAGATCGGCAGCAAGGTCAATATCGGCGCCGGCACGATCACCTGCAATTATGACGGCGTGAATAAATTCAAAACCGTAATCGGCGACGGTGCCTTCATCGGCTCCGACACGCAATTGATCGCACCGGTCACGATCGGCAACAATGCGACGATCGGCGCCGGTTCGACGATTACCCGAGACAGCCCGGAAAATCAGCTGACCTTGTCTAGGGCGAAACAGATTTCAGTACCCGGCTGGCAACGGCCCGCGAAGAAGGAGAATTGA
- a CDS encoding F0F1 ATP synthase subunit epsilon, with the protein MVMTVHVDIVSAEKEIFSGSAEMVFAPAEMGEVGISPQHAPMITRLNPGEVRVKISDKESLPYYISGGILEVQPHLVTVLADTAIRAKDIDEAAALQAKARAEEALADKSGKIDYATAQAQLAQAIMQLRTLDRLRKRGG; encoded by the coding sequence ATGGTCATGACCGTACATGTAGATATCGTCAGCGCCGAAAAAGAAATCTTCTCCGGCTCGGCGGAAATGGTGTTCGCACCGGCCGAAATGGGCGAGGTCGGCATCTCGCCGCAGCACGCGCCGATGATCACCAGGCTGAACCCCGGCGAGGTCAGAGTCAAGATCAGCGACAAGGAAAGCCTCCCGTACTATATTTCGGGCGGAATCCTGGAAGTGCAGCCGCATCTGGTTACGGTCCTGGCCGATACCGCGATCCGCGCGAAGGATATCGACGAAGCGGCGGCCTTGCAGGCCAAAGCCAGAGCCGAGGAAGCACTGGCCGACAAGTCCGGCAAGATCGACTATGCGACCGCGCAGGCGCAGCTCGCGCAGGCGATCATGCAGCTTCGCACTCTGGACAGACTCAGAAAGCGCGGCGGCTAG
- the atpD gene encoding F0F1 ATP synthase subunit beta translates to MSSGKIVQIIGAVVDVEFSREELPKVYDALNVQGADLVLEVQQQLGDGVARTIAMGSTDGLSRGMAVTNTKAPISVPVGLETLGRIMNVLGQPIDERGPIGEKTSWGIHREAPSYAEQAAGNELLETGIKVIDLICPFSKGGKVGLFGGAGVGKTVNMMELINNIATAHSGLSVFAGVGERTREGNDFYHEMQEAGVINAEDLTQSKVAMVYGQMNEPPGNRLRVALTGLTMAEYFRDEGRDVLFFVDNIYRYTLAGTEVSALLGRMPSAVGYQPTLAEEMGVLQERITSTKTGSITSIQAVYVPADDLTDPSPATTFAHLDATVVLSRQIAELGIYPAIDPLDSTSRQLDPLVIGQEHYTVARKVQSILQRYKELRDIIAILGMDELSEEDKLTVARARKIQRFLSQPFFVAEVFTGSPGKYVSLKDTIAGFKGIIDGEYDSIPEQAFYMVGTIDEALEKAKSLKG, encoded by the coding sequence ATGAGTTCGGGTAAAATCGTACAAATTATCGGCGCGGTCGTCGACGTGGAATTTTCACGCGAAGAACTGCCCAAAGTTTATGATGCATTGAATGTGCAAGGCGCCGATCTGGTGCTGGAAGTACAGCAGCAATTGGGCGACGGCGTGGCCAGAACGATTGCGATGGGCAGCACCGACGGCTTGAGCCGCGGTATGGCCGTCACTAATACCAAAGCGCCGATTTCGGTGCCGGTCGGTTTGGAGACTCTGGGCCGGATCATGAACGTGCTCGGTCAACCGATCGACGAAAGAGGTCCGATCGGCGAAAAGACATCCTGGGGCATTCACCGCGAAGCGCCAAGCTATGCAGAACAAGCTGCCGGAAACGAATTGCTGGAAACCGGCATCAAGGTCATCGACCTGATCTGCCCGTTCTCGAAAGGCGGTAAGGTCGGCTTGTTCGGCGGCGCCGGCGTCGGCAAGACCGTCAACATGATGGAGTTGATCAACAACATTGCGACCGCGCATTCCGGCTTGTCGGTATTTGCAGGCGTGGGCGAGCGGACTCGTGAAGGTAACGATTTCTACCACGAAATGCAGGAAGCCGGCGTCATCAATGCGGAAGACCTGACACAATCCAAAGTTGCGATGGTTTACGGTCAAATGAACGAGCCGCCCGGAAACCGTCTGCGCGTCGCGTTGACCGGTTTGACGATGGCGGAATATTTCCGTGACGAAGGCCGTGACGTCTTGTTCTTCGTCGACAACATCTACCGTTACACCCTGGCGGGTACCGAAGTCTCGGCGTTGCTCGGCCGGATGCCGTCCGCGGTAGGTTATCAGCCGACCCTGGCGGAAGAAATGGGCGTGTTGCAGGAACGGATCACTTCGACCAAGACTGGTTCGATTACCTCGATCCAGGCCGTTTACGTGCCCGCGGACGACTTGACCGACCCGTCTCCGGCTACGACTTTCGCGCATTTGGACGCGACGGTCGTATTGTCTCGTCAAATCGCCGAACTGGGTATCTACCCTGCGATCGATCCGCTCGATTCGACCAGCCGTCAGCTGGACCCATTGGTGATCGGTCAGGAACACTACACTGTGGCGCGTAAGGTGCAAAGCATCCTGCAACGCTACAAGGAACTGCGCGACATCATCGCGATTCTGGGTATGGACGAATTGTCGGAAGAAGACAAGCTGACCGTGGCCCGGGCGCGTAAGATTCAGCGTTTCCTGTCACAGCCGTTCTTCGTCGCGGAAGTATTCACCGGTTCCCCAGGCAAGTACGTTTCGTTGAAAGACACGATCGCCGGCTTCAAGGGCATCATCGACGGCGAATACGACTCGATTCCTGAACAGGCGTTCTACATGGTCGGCACGATCGACGAAGCGCTCGAAAAAGCGAAAAGCCTGAAAGGTTAA
- the atpG gene encoding F0F1 ATP synthase subunit gamma → MAVGKEIRTKIASIKNTQKITRAMEMVAASKMRKTKDRMQATRPYSQRIGRIIKHLAHANPEYKHSYLLKRDVKRIGVIVISSDRGLCGGLNSNLFRRTLTQLTEWDKAGIQVDVCTIGAKATGFFSNLKKVQLVGQISKLGDTPHLNDIIGIIKIMLDAYDEGKIDELHVISNEFVNTMTQRPTIEKLLPVVADEIEEKLTGHWDYIYEPDAKDVLDHLLSRYIESKVYQGLVENNACEQAARMVAMKSASDNAGNLIGELQLIYNKARQAAITQEISEIVGGAAAV, encoded by the coding sequence ATGGCAGTCGGCAAAGAAATACGCACCAAGATCGCGAGTATCAAAAATACTCAAAAGATCACCCGCGCGATGGAAATGGTCGCCGCGAGTAAAATGCGTAAGACCAAAGACAGAATGCAGGCGACTCGGCCTTATTCGCAACGGATTGGCCGGATCATCAAGCATCTGGCGCATGCGAATCCCGAGTACAAGCATTCGTATTTGCTCAAGCGCGACGTCAAGCGGATCGGCGTGATCGTGATCAGTTCGGACCGCGGCCTCTGCGGCGGTCTGAATTCGAATCTGTTCAGAAGAACGCTGACCCAGTTGACCGAATGGGACAAGGCGGGCATCCAAGTCGATGTCTGCACGATCGGCGCCAAGGCGACCGGATTTTTCAGCAACCTGAAAAAGGTCCAACTGGTCGGCCAGATTTCGAAACTGGGCGATACGCCGCATCTGAATGACATCATCGGCATCATCAAGATCATGCTCGATGCCTACGATGAAGGCAAGATCGATGAACTGCACGTGATCAGCAATGAATTCGTGAACACGATGACGCAACGTCCGACCATTGAAAAGTTGTTGCCGGTCGTCGCCGATGAGATCGAAGAAAAACTGACCGGTCATTGGGATTACATCTACGAACCGGATGCGAAGGACGTGCTGGATCACTTGCTGAGCCGGTATATCGAATCGAAGGTTTATCAGGGGCTGGTCGAAAACAATGCCTGCGAGCAGGCAGCCAGAATGGTCGCAATGAAAAGCGCGTCGGACAATGCCGGGAACTTGATCGGCGAGTTGCAGTTGATCTACAACAAAGCCAGACAAGCCGCCATTACCCAGGAAATTTCAGAAATCGTTGGCGGCGCTGCTGCTGTTTAA